In Promicromonospora sp. Populi, one genomic interval encodes:
- a CDS encoding metal-sulfur cluster assembly factor codes for MTEASTDVEQEVAAAPAEGASSSPTTVVDVEEGMRDVIDPELGINVVDLGLIYGIQVDQNNHATIDMTLTSAACPLTDVIEDQTAQALEGLVDGFRVNWVWMPPWGPEKITTDGKEQLRMLGFNV; via the coding sequence ATGACCGAGGCGAGTACCGACGTCGAGCAGGAAGTCGCGGCCGCTCCCGCTGAGGGAGCGAGCTCTTCGCCCACCACCGTGGTGGACGTCGAAGAGGGGATGCGCGACGTGATCGACCCCGAGCTGGGCATCAACGTCGTGGACCTGGGCCTGATCTACGGCATCCAGGTGGACCAGAACAACCACGCGACCATTGATATGACGCTCACGTCGGCGGCCTGCCCGCTGACGGACGTGATCGAGGACCAGACCGCGCAGGCGCTCGAAGGCCTGGTGGACGGGTTCCGCGTGAACTGGGTCTGGATGCCGCCGTGGGGTCCGGAGAAGATCACGACCGACGGCAAGGAGCAGCTGCGGATGCTCGGGTTCAACGTCTGA